Proteins from a single region of Gigantopelta aegis isolate Gae_Host unplaced genomic scaffold, Gae_host_genome ctg2272_pilon_pilon, whole genome shotgun sequence:
- the LOC121391387 gene encoding agglutinin-like protein 3: MTWKTVTPTLDVPAVSDVEKEPTQDISIKEEEPLIEYQDMPSTVDTKEQLIQDQDMVSNAPEYQGVEEEPVVEVPATEKETNIDADEISLTEYQKETLVDVPPNEKVPTTEYQNIPATEEKPVADIPSPTVIDVPPTEKVPTTEYQNIPATEEKPVADIPSPTVIDVPPTEKVPTTEYQNIPATEEEPVADIPSPTVIDVPPTEKVPTTEYQDRPATEEEPVADIPSPTVIDVPPTEKVPTTENQDRPATEEEPVADILSPTENVPTTEYQDIPATEEETVVAIPSTEKAVLTDKAAIEKPMVEYQDIPATKDEPVADILSTEKENNC; the protein is encoded by the exons ATGACATGGAAAACTGTCACACCTACTTTGGATGTGCCAGCTGTGTCAGATGTTGAGAAAGAGCCAACTCAAGACATTTCAATCAAAGAGGAGGAACCACTTATTGAGTACCAAGACATGCCATCTACTGTAGATACCAAAGAACAACTTATCCAAGATCAAGATATGGTATCCAACGCCCCAGAGTACCAAGGTGTGGAAGAAGAACCAGTTGTCGAAGTTCCTGCAACTGAGAAAGAAACCAATATTGATGCTGATGAAATTTCTCTGACTGAGTACCAG AAAGAAACTCTTGTTGATGTGCCACCAAATGAGAAAGTGCCTACAACTGAGTACCAAAATATACCAGCTACTGAAGAAAAACCAGTTGCTGATATTCCATCACCTACAGTTATTGATGTGCCACCTACTGAGAAAGTGCCTACAACTGAGTACCAAAATATACCAGCTACTGAAGAAAAACCAGTTGCTGATATTCCATCACCTACAGTTATTGATGTGCCACCTACTGAGAAAGTGCCTACAACTGAGTACCAAAATATACCAGCTACTGAAGAAGAACCAGTTGCTGATATTCCATCACCTACAGTTATTGATGTGCCACCTACTGAGAAAGTGCCTACAACTGAGTACCAAGATAGACCAGCTACTGAAGAAGAACCAGTTGCTGATATTCCATCACCTACAGTTATTGATGTGCCGCCTACTGAGAAAGTGCCTACAACTGAGAACCAAGATAGACCAGCTACTGAAGAAGAACCAGTTGCTGATATTCTGTCACCTACTGAGAACGTTCCTACAACTGAGTACCAAGATATACCTGCCACTGAAGAAGAAACAGTTGTTGCTATTCCTTCAACTGAAAAAGCAGTGCTTACTGATAAGGCTGCTATTGAGAAACCTATGGTTGAGTACCAAGATATACCGGCTACTAAAGATGAACCAGTTGCTGATATTTTATCTACTgagaaagaaaacaattgtTGA
- the LOC121391388 gene encoding sarcoplasmic reticulum histidine-rich calcium-binding protein-like: protein MDKRASHKYCSTDPLWFSQYIIHECNIINKISIIVYLEEMMQTHQGQLVVEDILNHVIDDLEGFMRVLYEMAAARKELDKRTKKSARKKQNDRKQFRDQALGEKWVQMENTKINIHSSQPAMNRAQSPSSIPQFYFSWFSTRSMGQRAPPAPPPPPPPPGGAPPPPPPPPTSTRSLVGILSADSGKALYKMDRDDLRDICGTKESVRLFSHLQKDRAKAAKEAGSSDNQSELQDLNDMPQWKRELIKKQRRRRDDSDESPPERRRGQRKDNNKTRDYDSDDDHKDKRKSKHKGHRHHSDTEEEEEEENSQTKRRHRKGKRKGKEKKDQEESKGKSKNRKSFDKGKHKSSRSKVQDETLEKKGKSKSRDNKGRKKGPTNIDDYDESNSSNSDSYSDSDPSRSESESESSNEEPKRKCRALRQHLFLEHHGH, encoded by the exons ATGGACAAGAGAGCCAG TCACAAATACTGCTCCACAGACCCCCTTTGGTTCAGTCAATACATCATCCACGAATGCAATATTATCAACAAGATTTCCATTATAGTGTATCTGGAGGAAATGATGCAGACACACCAAGGACAGCTCGTCGTAGAG GACATTCTAAACCATGTCATTGATGATCTGGAAGGTTTCATGAGGGTACTATATGAAATGGCAGCAGCCAGAAAGGAATTAGATAAAAGGACGAAGAAATCAGCTCGCAAGAAACAGAATGATCGTAAGCAGTTTAG AGATCAGGCTCTTGGGGAGAAATGGGTGCAAATGGAAAATACCAAG atcaacattcattcatctcaACCTGCTATGAATAGAGCACAATCACCATCAAGTATACCTCAATTCTACTTCAGCTGGTTTTCCACGAGAAGCATGGGACAGAGAG CTCCTCCTGCACCTcctccacctccaccaccacctgGAGGAGCACCTCCTCCTCCGCCACCTCCACCCACCTCCACCAGGAG tctGGTTGGGATATTGTCTGCCGATAGTGGAAAGGCTTTATATAAAATGGACCGAGATGACTTGAGAGACATTTGTGGAACAAAAGAAAGTGTGCGTCTCTTCAGTCACTTACAGAAAGACAGAGCAAAG GCTGCTAAAGAAGCTGGATCTTCAGATAATCAAAGTGAACTACAA GACCTTAATGATATGCCACAATGGAAAAGAGAGTTGATTAAAAAGCAGAGACGAAGGAGGGATGACAGTGATGAGTCTCCACCAGAAAGACGAAGAGGCCAAAGAaaggacaacaacaaaacacgaGATTATGATTCAGACGATGATCACAAAGACAAGagaaaatcaaaacataaaGGACACAGACATCATAGTGACActgaggaagaagaagaagaggaaaacAGTCAAACTAAAAGACGACATcgaaaaggaaaaagaaaaggaaaagaaaagaaagatcaAGAAGAAAGTAAAGGAAAATCAAAAAATCGGAAAAGTTTTGACAAAGGCAAACATAAAAGTAGCCGGTCTAAGGTTCAAGATGAAACTcttgaaaagaaaggaaagagtAAAAGCAGAGACAATAAAGGACGAAAGAAAGGTCCTACAAATATTGACGACTATGATGAGTCAAATTCTAGCAACTCTGATAGCTATTCTGATTCTGATCCAAGTAGATCTGAGTCTGAGTCTGAGTCCTCCAATGAAGAACCAAAAAGGAAATGTCGAGCTCTGAGGCAGCACTTATTCCTGGAGCATCATGGGCATTAG